Proteins from a genomic interval of Stenotrophomonas maltophilia R551-3:
- a CDS encoding glucan biosynthesis protein, with the protein MQRRDFIRNASLALAAFGLPSLPACAASKSGQMGLRRLGQPQPFDFATLKGQARALAQAPYKSHKRVLPGRLEGLDWDQYQSIGYRQDHALWADQPGKFQAKFFHLGLYFHSPVRMFDVVDGKAQELAYDGAAFNYGKSGIKDGELPADLGFAGFRLNTRKDTDRDFAAFLGASYFRAVGKEGQYGQSARGLAIDTGMGKPEEFPDFIAYYLEQPSADSETIVVYGLLDSPSVAGAYRFAITNGDVLLMDIDSALYPRKAIERLGIAPCTSMYQVGENDRRMAWDWRPEIHDTDGLSLWTGAGEWIWRPLLNPRNLRFNMFVDRNPRGFGLLQRDRNFDHYQDDGVFYEKRPCLWVEPKGEWGEGSVQLVEIPTVDETFDNIVAFWNPKEKPQPGQELLVGYRLYWGAEPPARPPLAHCVASRTGLGGVVGKKREYFSWRFAVDFEGGELARLIDKGEVEAVVEASRGRVEIVSARPLREINGYRAMFDLVPPEGSTEQIDIRLFLRSGGKTLTETWLYQYTPPPAGAPERTLY; encoded by the coding sequence ATGCAACGACGCGACTTCATCCGCAATGCCTCCCTCGCCCTGGCTGCATTCGGCCTGCCGTCCCTGCCCGCGTGCGCGGCCAGCAAGAGCGGCCAGATGGGCCTGCGCCGCCTCGGCCAGCCGCAGCCGTTCGACTTCGCCACCCTGAAGGGCCAGGCGCGCGCGCTGGCACAGGCACCCTACAAGAGCCACAAGCGGGTGCTGCCTGGGCGTCTGGAAGGCCTGGACTGGGACCAGTACCAGTCGATCGGCTACCGCCAGGACCATGCACTGTGGGCTGACCAGCCGGGCAAATTCCAGGCCAAGTTCTTCCACCTGGGCCTGTACTTCCACTCGCCGGTGCGCATGTTCGACGTGGTCGACGGCAAGGCGCAGGAGCTGGCCTATGACGGCGCGGCGTTCAACTACGGCAAGAGCGGCATCAAGGACGGCGAGCTGCCGGCCGATCTGGGCTTCGCCGGCTTCCGCCTGAACACCCGCAAGGACACCGACCGCGACTTCGCCGCCTTCCTCGGCGCCAGCTACTTCCGCGCGGTCGGCAAGGAAGGCCAGTACGGCCAGTCCGCGCGCGGCCTGGCGATCGACACCGGCATGGGCAAGCCGGAGGAATTCCCGGACTTCATCGCCTACTACCTGGAGCAGCCATCGGCCGATTCGGAGACGATCGTGGTCTACGGCCTGCTGGATTCGCCCAGCGTGGCCGGTGCCTACCGCTTCGCCATCACCAATGGTGATGTGCTGCTGATGGACATCGACAGCGCGCTGTACCCGCGCAAGGCGATCGAGCGGCTGGGCATCGCCCCGTGCACCAGCATGTACCAGGTGGGCGAGAACGACCGCCGCATGGCATGGGACTGGCGCCCGGAGATCCACGACACCGATGGCCTGTCGCTGTGGACCGGTGCCGGCGAATGGATCTGGCGACCGCTGCTGAATCCGCGCAACCTGCGCTTCAACATGTTCGTCGACCGCAACCCGCGTGGTTTCGGCCTGCTGCAGCGCGACCGCAACTTCGACCACTACCAGGACGACGGCGTGTTCTACGAGAAGCGCCCCTGCCTGTGGGTGGAGCCGAAGGGCGAATGGGGCGAGGGCTCGGTGCAGCTGGTGGAGATTCCCACCGTGGACGAGACCTTCGACAACATCGTGGCGTTCTGGAACCCGAAGGAAAAGCCGCAGCCGGGCCAGGAGCTGCTGGTCGGCTACCGCCTGTACTGGGGCGCCGAACCGCCGGCACGGCCGCCGCTGGCGCACTGCGTGGCCAGCCGCACCGGCCTGGGCGGCGTGGTCGGCAAGAAGCGCGAGTATTTCAGCTGGCGCTTCGCGGTGGACTTCGAAGGCGGCGAACTGGCGAGGCTGATCGACAAGGGCGAGGTCGAGGCCGTGGTGGAAGCCAGCCGCGGCCGGGTCGAGATCGTGTCGGCGCGCCCGCTGCGCGAGATCAACGGCTACCGCGCGATGTTCGACCTGGTGCCGCCGGAGGGCAGCACCGAGCAGATCGACATCCGCCTGTTCCTGCGCAGTGGCGGCAAGACCCTTACCGAGACCTGGCTGTACCAGTACACCCCGCCGCCGGCGGGTGCGCCGGAGCGCACGCTGTACTAA
- a CDS encoding thymidine kinase: protein MAKLYFYYSAMNAGKTTTLLQSAHNYRERGMRVAILTPRLDDRAGAGVVASRIGLRADGMAFDRDTDLQRWVEHDLATNGPMGCVLVDEAQFLTRAQVWQLSEIVDQLRIPVLCYGLRTDFRGELFEGSQYLLAWADEMQEIKTICHSGKKATMTVRVDEHGRAVQDGPQVEIGGNDRYVSVSRAEFKKITRGEGRIDPAQAPLPL, encoded by the coding sequence ATGGCCAAGCTCTACTTCTACTACTCGGCGATGAACGCCGGCAAGACCACGACCCTGCTGCAGAGCGCCCACAACTACCGCGAGCGCGGCATGCGGGTGGCGATCCTGACCCCGCGCCTGGATGATCGTGCCGGCGCCGGCGTGGTCGCTTCGCGGATCGGCCTGCGTGCCGATGGAATGGCCTTCGACCGCGATACCGACCTGCAACGCTGGGTGGAGCACGATCTGGCGACGAACGGACCGATGGGCTGCGTGCTGGTGGACGAGGCGCAGTTCCTCACCCGTGCCCAGGTCTGGCAGCTCAGCGAAATCGTGGATCAGCTGCGGATTCCGGTGCTGTGCTACGGCCTGCGCACCGACTTCCGCGGTGAGCTGTTCGAAGGCAGCCAGTACCTGCTGGCCTGGGCCGACGAGATGCAGGAGATCAAGACCATCTGCCACAGCGGAAAGAAGGCGACGATGACGGTGCGCGTGGACGAGCATGGCCGCGCCGTGCAGGACGGCCCGCAGGTGGAGATCGGCGGCAACGACCGCTACGTGTCGGTCAGCCGTGCAGAGTTCAAGAAGATCACCCGCGGCGAAGGCCGGATCGATCCGGCGCAGGCGCCCCTGCCGCTGTAA
- a CDS encoding sel1 repeat family protein, with translation MKAKHAPLCLLLGLSMAAAVTARECPVEAPRQIPPTVLTGGFFDAHPDLFWRSMAQRAERDKRPARALDYYKRSARYADKFSQAMVARLYQEGIGTRADPVMAYIWMDLAAERMYHDFLVLREHYWARLDALQQAQAIERGQQVYADYGDRVAKPRMERALRDGRQQITGSRLGYVSSGLIVVQRRGNEQGIATPGSIVYDNDYWRAADYWCLQDNYWRPALTPSVEIGRPDTVRDDKAVGD, from the coding sequence ATGAAAGCGAAGCACGCTCCACTCTGCCTGCTGCTGGGCCTGTCGATGGCCGCTGCCGTGACCGCCAGGGAATGTCCGGTGGAGGCCCCGCGGCAGATCCCGCCAACCGTCCTGACCGGAGGCTTCTTCGATGCCCATCCGGACCTGTTCTGGCGCAGCATGGCCCAGCGGGCCGAACGGGACAAACGGCCCGCCAGGGCGCTGGACTACTACAAGCGTTCGGCGCGCTACGCCGACAAGTTTTCCCAGGCCATGGTGGCGCGGCTGTATCAGGAGGGCATCGGCACCCGGGCCGATCCGGTGATGGCCTACATCTGGATGGACCTGGCCGCCGAGCGCATGTATCACGACTTCCTGGTGCTGCGGGAGCACTATTGGGCACGCTTGGACGCACTCCAGCAGGCACAGGCGATCGAGCGCGGCCAGCAGGTGTATGCCGACTACGGCGACCGCGTGGCCAAGCCTCGCATGGAGCGCGCCCTCAGGGACGGTCGCCAGCAGATCACCGGCAGCCGCCTTGGGTACGTGAGCTCCGGACTGATCGTCGTCCAGCGCCGCGGCAACGAGCAGGGCATCGCGACCCCGGGCAGCATCGTCTACGACAACGACTACTGGCGAGCCGCCGACTACTGGTGCCTGCAGGACAACTACTGGCGCCCCGCGCTGACGCCCAGCGTCGAGATAGGACGGCCGGACACGGTCCGCGACGACAAGGCGGTGGGCGACTAG
- a CDS encoding sel1 repeat family protein — protein sequence MSPIVSSALLGSVLLLVVPLSARGAGCAPGSGTSILPAVMTQGFLQAHPDLHWRELGLQSWRQGRSDHALVRFKRAAAHADKVSQSLVARMYQEGVGTDADPVMAYIWMDLAAERGYRELLLERERYWNRLDAGQRQRVLAEGPALYAKYGDVVAKPRMETAMRLERSRMTGSRTGWVSSMLHVELSSGPEAGWPISGDDYYREAYWEPTAYWCMQDQIWQQEHRSGNVEVGPLSPVEGAGR from the coding sequence ATGTCCCCGATTGTCTCTTCCGCCCTCCTGGGCAGCGTCCTGCTGCTGGTGGTCCCCCTGTCCGCCCGCGGCGCAGGCTGCGCACCCGGCTCGGGCACGTCGATCCTGCCAGCAGTGATGACCCAGGGCTTCCTTCAGGCGCATCCGGACCTGCATTGGCGCGAACTGGGCCTGCAGTCCTGGCGCCAGGGCAGGTCCGACCACGCACTGGTGCGCTTCAAGCGGGCGGCAGCCCACGCCGACAAGGTTTCACAGTCGCTGGTCGCACGCATGTACCAGGAGGGGGTAGGTACCGACGCCGATCCAGTTATGGCTTACATCTGGATGGATCTGGCGGCCGAACGCGGATATCGCGAGCTACTGCTCGAGCGCGAGCGTTACTGGAACCGCCTCGACGCCGGGCAGCGCCAGCGGGTGCTTGCCGAGGGACCGGCGCTGTACGCGAAGTATGGAGATGTGGTGGCCAAGCCACGAATGGAGACCGCCATGCGGTTGGAGCGCAGCCGCATGACCGGCAGCCGTACCGGCTGGGTCAGTTCGATGCTGCATGTGGAACTGTCCAGCGGTCCCGAGGCCGGTTGGCCGATCAGCGGTGACGACTATTACCGCGAGGCGTACTGGGAACCCACCGCGTACTGGTGCATGCAGGACCAGATCTGGCAGCAGGAGCATCGCAGCGGGAACGTAGAGGTCGGCCCGCTCAGCCCCGTTGAAGGCGCGGGGCGCTGA
- a CDS encoding UvrD-helicase domain-containing protein → MHGLNPPQAAAVLHIEGPLLVLAGAGSGKTRVIVEKIAHLIGCGRYPARRIAAITFTNKSAKEMRERVAKRLREQDADEVTICTFHALGLKFLQIEHAAVGLKRGFSIFDADDAAAQIKDLMYGAKPDDIEDMKNLVSRAKNAGLSPEQAMAAARSNREKEAASVYERYQLRLTAFNAVDFDDLIRLPVQVLEENPDIAVAWRERIGYLLVDECQDTNDAQYRLLKQLAGDKGNFTCVGDDDQSIYAWRGANPENLQQMGRDYPALEIIKLEQNYRCSNRVLRAANALIANNPHEHLKKLWSDQADGERIRVWECRNSEHEAEKVAAEIAFVAQSRKVPWSDFCILFRGNFQSRPLEKAMQLLRIPYHLTGGTMFLERQEVKDTLAWLRLLVNPDDDTAFMRAVQSPKRDVGAGTLAKLAELAQEKDMPMAQAAEAIGALQQLPPRAANSLARFTDILRDLRAQTRQISSGDMIRKVAKESGLLSELRQQAKEEASYQRRANNIEELAQWFEGGPRGATAADLAGQLALLSRSDKDEGGNQVRMMTMHASKGLEFPYVFIVGCEDGVLPHQVSLDEGNLQEERRLLYVGITRAKIQLWMSYSKLTRKFGEHVRLKPSRFFEEIPAEEIQRDGADPVADAARKKERASAGLAAIEALFD, encoded by the coding sequence ATGCACGGTCTCAATCCCCCCCAAGCCGCCGCCGTCCTGCACATCGAAGGTCCGTTGCTGGTACTCGCCGGCGCTGGCAGCGGCAAGACGCGCGTGATCGTGGAAAAGATCGCCCACCTGATCGGCTGCGGCCGTTATCCGGCCCGGCGCATCGCGGCGATCACCTTCACCAACAAGTCGGCCAAGGAAATGCGCGAGCGCGTGGCCAAGCGACTGCGCGAGCAGGACGCCGACGAGGTGACCATCTGCACCTTCCACGCACTGGGGTTGAAGTTCCTGCAGATCGAGCACGCGGCGGTGGGCCTGAAGCGCGGTTTCTCGATCTTCGATGCCGACGATGCCGCTGCACAGATCAAGGACCTGATGTACGGGGCCAAGCCCGACGACATCGAGGACATGAAGAACCTGGTGTCACGCGCGAAGAATGCCGGGCTGTCGCCCGAACAGGCGATGGCTGCCGCTCGCAGCAACCGCGAGAAGGAAGCGGCCAGCGTCTACGAGCGCTACCAGCTGCGCCTGACGGCGTTCAACGCGGTCGACTTCGACGACCTGATCCGGCTGCCGGTGCAGGTGCTGGAAGAGAACCCGGACATCGCCGTGGCCTGGCGCGAGCGCATCGGCTACCTGCTGGTGGACGAATGCCAGGACACCAACGATGCACAGTACCGACTGCTGAAGCAGCTGGCTGGCGACAAGGGCAACTTCACCTGCGTGGGCGACGACGACCAGTCGATTTACGCCTGGCGAGGTGCCAATCCGGAAAACCTGCAGCAGATGGGGCGCGATTACCCGGCGCTGGAAATCATCAAGCTGGAACAGAACTACCGCTGTTCCAACCGCGTGCTGCGCGCGGCCAACGCGCTGATCGCCAACAACCCGCATGAGCACCTGAAGAAGCTGTGGAGCGACCAGGCTGACGGCGAGCGCATCCGCGTATGGGAATGCCGCAACAGCGAACACGAAGCGGAAAAGGTCGCCGCCGAGATCGCCTTCGTGGCGCAGTCGCGCAAGGTGCCGTGGAGCGATTTCTGCATCCTGTTCCGCGGCAACTTCCAGTCACGTCCGTTGGAAAAGGCGATGCAGCTGCTGCGCATCCCGTATCACCTGACCGGCGGCACCATGTTCCTGGAACGCCAGGAAGTGAAGGACACGCTGGCCTGGCTGCGGTTGCTGGTAAACCCGGACGACGACACCGCGTTCATGCGTGCGGTGCAGTCGCCCAAGCGCGATGTGGGCGCTGGCACGTTGGCCAAGCTGGCCGAGCTGGCGCAGGAAAAGGACATGCCGATGGCGCAGGCTGCAGAGGCGATCGGTGCCCTGCAGCAGCTGCCGCCGCGCGCAGCCAACAGCCTGGCGCGCTTCACCGACATCCTGCGTGACCTGCGTGCGCAGACCCGCCAGATCAGCTCCGGCGACATGATCCGCAAGGTGGCCAAGGAGTCGGGCCTGCTCAGCGAGCTGCGCCAGCAGGCCAAGGAAGAGGCCAGCTACCAGCGCCGTGCCAACAACATCGAGGAACTGGCGCAGTGGTTCGAGGGCGGCCCGCGCGGTGCCACCGCCGCCGACCTTGCCGGCCAGCTGGCGCTGCTGTCGCGCAGTGACAAGGACGAGGGCGGCAACCAGGTCCGGATGATGACCATGCACGCCTCCAAGGGCCTGGAGTTCCCGTATGTGTTCATCGTCGGCTGCGAGGACGGCGTGCTGCCGCACCAGGTGAGCCTGGACGAGGGCAACCTGCAGGAAGAGCGTCGCCTGCTGTACGTGGGCATCACCCGCGCCAAGATCCAGCTGTGGATGAGTTACAGCAAGCTGACCCGCAAATTCGGCGAGCACGTGCGGCTGAAGCCGAGCCGGTTCTTCGAGGAGATTCCGGCCGAGGAGATCCAGCGTGATGGCGCTGACCCGGTGGCGGATGCGGCGCGTAAGAAGGAGCGGGCGAGTGCCGGGTTGGCGGCGATCGAGGCGCTGTTCGATTAA
- a CDS encoding GNAT family N-acetyltransferase: protein MHPIESERLRLRAIEPDRDAAPMLALLNDPGFVRFIGDRNVRSEEQAREYIALRVLHSYALNGFGMYAIERLSDGAWLGNAGLVRRDGLPAPDIGYAVLSDFAGQGYAGEAARAVFNHARTVLGVQDLYGITDLDNVVSGKILLGLGMQERGVIQLPGIDTPSRLYATLGAADVG from the coding sequence ATGCATCCCATTGAAAGCGAACGCCTGCGCCTGCGTGCGATAGAACCCGACCGCGATGCGGCGCCGATGCTTGCGCTGTTGAATGATCCGGGCTTCGTGCGCTTCATCGGTGACCGCAACGTGCGCAGTGAAGAACAGGCACGTGAGTACATCGCGCTGCGGGTGCTGCACAGCTACGCGTTGAATGGGTTCGGCATGTATGCGATCGAGCGCTTGTCCGATGGGGCGTGGCTGGGCAATGCCGGTCTGGTGCGGCGCGATGGCCTGCCAGCGCCGGACATCGGTTACGCCGTGCTGTCGGACTTCGCCGGGCAGGGCTACGCCGGTGAGGCGGCGCGGGCGGTGTTCAACCATGCGCGCACCGTGCTGGGCGTGCAGGACCTGTATGGCATTACCGATCTGGACAACGTGGTGTCCGGAAAGATCCTGCTTGGGTTGGGCATGCAGGAACGCGGGGTCATCCAGTTGCCGGGCATCGATACGCCCAGTCGGCTGTACGCCACCTTGGGTGCGGCTGACGTCGGGTAG
- a CDS encoding YceH family protein gives MTDSTQTPDIPLLDAVQARLLGCLVEKEATTPDTYPLTVNAAQSAANQKTAREPVMNIDAGGVQHALRQLETLGLARQHFSSRADRYEHRLQAALDLTRQQTVLLAQLLLRGPQTLGELVTRSERLHRFADADEARHAIERLQQRALLVVLPRASGQREDRYMHLLCGEVDGAALAAKYASSGGGSEAADPGLAERVAQLEAAVAELQAQLAELRG, from the coding sequence ATGACCGATTCCACCCAGACCCCCGACATCCCCCTGCTCGACGCCGTGCAGGCCCGCCTGCTGGGTTGCCTGGTAGAGAAGGAAGCGACCACCCCGGACACCTATCCGCTGACGGTCAATGCCGCCCAATCAGCCGCCAACCAGAAGACCGCCCGCGAGCCGGTGATGAACATCGACGCTGGCGGCGTGCAGCACGCACTGCGCCAGCTGGAGACGCTGGGGCTGGCTCGCCAGCACTTCTCCTCGCGCGCCGACCGCTACGAGCACCGCCTGCAGGCCGCGCTGGACCTGACCCGGCAGCAGACCGTGCTGCTGGCGCAGCTGCTGCTGCGCGGGCCGCAGACCCTGGGCGAGCTGGTCACCCGCAGCGAACGCCTGCACCGCTTCGCCGACGCCGACGAAGCCCGCCACGCCATCGAGCGCCTGCAGCAGCGTGCGCTGCTGGTAGTGCTGCCGCGCGCCAGCGGCCAGCGCGAAGACCGCTACATGCACCTGCTGTGCGGTGAAGTGGACGGCGCTGCATTGGCTGCGAAGTACGCCAGCAGCGGCGGTGGCAGCGAAGCAGCCGATCCCGGCCTGGCCGAGCGCGTGGCGCAGCTGGAAGCAGCCGTGGCCGAGCTGCAGGCGCAGCTGGCCGAACTGCGCGGTTGA
- a CDS encoding 5'-nucleotidase, lipoprotein e(P4) family produces MRRPVSLSLTLLATAALGLSACKCVDAPAADAAAPEAPAAAAKAEGTPDVTANDNLNAVLWMQRAQEYKAITEQTYRAAADHLDVALKEAHWDALVPEERGNEAKGLKPAVVLDVDETVLDNSPYQARLVRDGKEYDELSWDQWVAEKKAKAIPGVVDFAKAANAKGVTLLYISNRAVHLKDATLANLREQGLPVADDSVFLGLGTVVEGCEQAGSEKNCRRRLAGQKYRVLMQFGDQLGDFVEVTANTNDGRDALLQQYHDWFGERWWMLPNPTYGGFEPAQFNNDYSQSRQARHDAKRAALDYAP; encoded by the coding sequence ATGCGTCGTCCCGTTTCCCTGTCCCTGACCCTGCTCGCCACCGCGGCGCTGGGCCTGTCCGCCTGCAAGTGCGTGGACGCGCCTGCCGCCGACGCCGCTGCGCCGGAGGCTCCGGCTGCCGCTGCCAAGGCTGAAGGCACGCCCGATGTGACCGCCAACGACAACCTCAACGCAGTGCTGTGGATGCAGCGCGCGCAGGAGTACAAGGCGATCACCGAGCAGACCTACCGTGCTGCCGCCGACCACCTCGATGTGGCGCTGAAGGAAGCCCATTGGGATGCGCTGGTGCCGGAAGAACGCGGCAACGAGGCCAAGGGTCTGAAGCCAGCGGTGGTGCTGGACGTGGACGAGACCGTGCTGGACAACTCGCCCTACCAGGCGCGCCTGGTGCGCGACGGCAAGGAATACGACGAACTGAGCTGGGACCAGTGGGTGGCCGAAAAGAAGGCCAAGGCGATCCCGGGCGTGGTCGACTTCGCCAAGGCCGCCAACGCCAAGGGCGTGACCCTGCTGTACATCTCCAACCGCGCCGTGCACCTGAAGGATGCGACCCTGGCCAACCTGCGCGAGCAGGGCCTGCCGGTGGCCGACGACAGCGTGTTCCTCGGCCTGGGCACCGTGGTCGAAGGTTGCGAGCAGGCCGGCAGCGAGAAGAACTGCCGCCGCCGCCTGGCCGGGCAGAAGTACCGCGTGCTGATGCAGTTCGGCGACCAGCTGGGTGACTTCGTCGAAGTGACCGCCAACACCAACGACGGCCGCGACGCCCTGCTGCAGCAGTACCACGACTGGTTCGGCGAGCGCTGGTGGATGCTGCCGAACCCGACCTACGGCGGCTTCGAGCCGGCGCAGTTCAACAACGACTACAGCCAGTCGCGCCAGGCCCGCCATGATGCCAAGCGCGCCGCGCTGGACTACGCACCGTGA
- the pyrF gene encoding orotidine-5'-phosphate decarboxylase translates to MSRAPLPLRDDERLIFALDVPDRVQALDWVERLGDSVAFYKIGMELLASGEYFQVLDELARRDKRVFVDLKFFDIPATAAAVIKRLSQWPVSYATIHGWHPAMMEACAAANSSDMRLLAVTVLTSMGRPDLAQMGIDREPVDVVVERALAAQAAGIDGVIASGQEAGPIRAATGAGFSIVCPGIRPGGPVGDDQKRTVGVAQAFADGADAIVIGRPIRLAADPQAAARAIQQEIASALAAR, encoded by the coding sequence GTGAGCCGCGCGCCGCTGCCGCTGCGCGATGACGAGCGCCTGATCTTCGCGCTGGACGTGCCTGACCGCGTGCAGGCGCTGGACTGGGTCGAGCGCCTCGGCGACAGCGTGGCGTTCTACAAGATCGGCATGGAACTGCTGGCCTCCGGCGAGTACTTCCAGGTGCTCGATGAACTGGCCCGGCGCGACAAGCGCGTGTTCGTCGACCTGAAGTTCTTCGACATTCCTGCAACGGCTGCGGCGGTGATCAAGCGGCTGTCGCAGTGGCCGGTCAGCTACGCCACCATCCATGGCTGGCACCCGGCGATGATGGAAGCCTGCGCGGCCGCCAACAGCAGCGACATGCGTTTGCTGGCGGTGACCGTGCTGACCTCGATGGGGCGCCCGGACCTGGCGCAGATGGGTATCGACCGCGAGCCGGTGGACGTCGTTGTCGAACGCGCGCTGGCCGCCCAGGCCGCCGGTATTGATGGCGTCATCGCCTCGGGCCAGGAAGCTGGCCCGATCCGCGCCGCCACCGGCGCCGGGTTCTCGATCGTCTGCCCGGGCATCCGTCCCGGTGGCCCTGTCGGCGATGACCAGAAGCGCACGGTCGGCGTAGCCCAGGCCTTCGCCGATGGCGCCGACGCCATCGTGATCGGCCGCCCGATCCGTCTGGCCGCTGATCCGCAGGCCGCGGCGCGGGCGATCCAGCAGGAAATCGCGTCGGCACTGGCTGCGCGCTGA